A DNA window from Trichosurus vulpecula isolate mTriVul1 chromosome 2, mTriVul1.pri, whole genome shotgun sequence contains the following coding sequences:
- the LOC118836746 gene encoding NXPE family member 1-like — MSTGHLIRGVEKVVGYTNEVKLGPKSQQPRTVGSCEEMEPRHTMASSVTTCKILLFLMLVLAAYIILMASENFSKKSSCPETPLSTATEPTETDLRIKKIIEQLDHQIPHRPFSYINTTSAALSVARIIDPKTTYCRGDQLDVLLDMRDYLRHRKQYGGDFLRARISSPDLMAGASGQVTDFNNGTYLVSFTLFWAGKVSVSLLLIHPSEGVSALWRARNKGYDKVIFTGLFANGTSQVFSECGLVLNTSAELCQYLDHRDQEAFYCVKPPRVSCDALTHMRTRNSGVSYLSVKDKNLLHKSSVGIEITRGFEPIVVSECNNVETVREKCQIGMKSPIPSGYSLQGKWNPAFCKLTQLSNVTVINDCLKGKLIYLMGDSTLRQWMDYFSKIVKTLKYFDHHGSGPFKDYILLDSERHIYIQWKKHGHPFVTSKLYSLKNHEYIAHEIDRVAGDRNTAIVITLGQHFRLFPVDIFIRRVINIQRAIRRLLLRSPDTRVILKAENIREMHIDAEKVGDFHGYIQYLIIRDIFRDLNVGIIDAWDMTIAYDSRFLHPPNNVVENQINMFLNYIC; from the exons ACAAATGAAGTGAAACTGGGGCCAAAGAGCCAGCAGCCGAGGACTGTAGGCAGCTGTGAAGAAATGGAGCCCA GACACACCATGGCTTCTTCTGTGACTACTTGTAAAATACTGCTGTTTCTGATGTTGGTGTTAGCTGCCTATATCATTTTGATGGCTTCAGAAAACTTCTCCAAG AAATCTTCATGTCCTGAAACACCACTCAGCACTGCCACAGAACCCACAGAGACTGatttgagaattaaaaaaatcatagagCAGCTGGATCACCAGATCCCACATAGACCATTCTCTTACATCAACACGACAAGTGCAGCCCTCAGTGTGGCCAGAATCATTGATCCTAAGACCACCTACTGCAGAGGGGATCAGCTAGATGTTCTCCTGGACATGAGAGACTATTTGCGGCACAGAAAGCAATATGGAGGAGATTTCTTAAGAGCCAGGATCTCTTCCCCAGATCTGATGGCAGGAGCTTCAGGACAGGTGACAGATTTCaacaatggcacctaccttgTCAGTTTCACTTTATTCTGGGCAGGTaaagtctctgtgtctcttctgcTCATCCACCCCAGCGAAGGAGTATCTGCGCtctggagagcaaggaataaggGTTATGATAAGGTGATTTTCACAGGCCTATTTGCCAATGGCACATCGCAGGTCTTCAGTGAATGTGGCCTGGTTCTAAACACAAGTGCTGAACTGTGTCAATACTTGGACCACCGAGACCAAGAAGCCTTCTATTGTGTGAAACCTCCACGAGTATCCTGTGATGCACTGACCCATATGAGGACCAGGAATAGTGGAGTTTCTTATCTTAGTGTAAAGGACAAAAATCTTTTACACAA GTCCAGTGTAGGGATTGAAATTACGAGAGGCTTCGAACCCATTGTAGTCTCCGAGTGTAACA ATGTTGAAACAGTGAGAGAGAAATGCCAGATTGGAATGAAGTCCCCTATTCCCAGTGGTTATTCTTTGCAAGGCAAGTGGAATCCAGCATTTTGTAAACTAACTCAGTTAAGTAATGTGACTGTAATCAATGACTGTTTGAAAGGAAAACTCATTTACCTCATGGGAGATTCTACTCTACGCCAGTGGATGGACTACTTCTCCAAAATTGTGAAAA CACTGAAGTATTTTGATCATCATGGAAGTGGACCATTCAAGGACTACATActtctggattcagaaagacacATTTATATCCAATGGAAAAAACATGGGCATCCATTTGTCACTAGCAAACTGTACTCATTAAAAAATCATGAATATATTGCCCATGAAATTGACAGAGTAGCCGGAGACAGAAACACAGCCATTGTTATCACCCTTGGACAACATTTCAGACTATTCCCAGTTGACATCTTCATCCGAAGAGTTATCAATATCCAAAGGGCAATTAGACGGTTATTGCTAAGAAGTCCAGATACCAGAGTTATCCTGAAGGCAGAAAACATTAGAGAGATGCACATTGATGCTGAGAAAGTTGGTGACTTTCATGGCTATATTCAGTATCTTATTATCAGGGACATTTTCCGGGATCTCAATGTGGGTATCATTGATGCCTGGGACATGACCATTGCATATGACTCTAGATTCCTCCACCCGCCTAATAATGTTGTTGAAAATCAGATTAATATGTTCTTAAACTACATCTGCTGA